The following are encoded in a window of Streptomyces sp. SAT1 genomic DNA:
- a CDS encoding family 1 encapsulin nanocompartment shell protein, with protein MSTPTAMTNLHRELAPITPEAWAQIEDEARRTFQRNVGGRRAVDVTGPEGPALAAVGTGHLTAIEAPAQGVTARLRQVQPLVELRVPFKVTRDAVDDVERGAQDSDWQPVKDAARAMAFAEDRAVFEGYAAAGIDGLRRRTSNPVVSLPAEPRDYPDAVSHALTTLRLAGVAGPYALVLGADPYTAVNETSDHGYPIAAHLSRLLDGPPIWAPAVDGAFLVSTRGGDFELRLGQDLAIGYTAHDAQAIELYFRQTLTFLVYTDEAVVALTS; from the coding sequence ATGTCCACGCCCACCGCCATGACCAACCTCCACCGCGAACTCGCCCCGATCACGCCCGAGGCGTGGGCCCAGATCGAGGACGAGGCCCGCCGCACCTTCCAGCGCAACGTCGGCGGCCGGCGCGCCGTGGACGTGACCGGGCCCGAGGGACCGGCGCTGGCGGCGGTGGGCACCGGCCACCTCACCGCCATCGAGGCGCCCGCGCAGGGCGTGACCGCGCGGCTGCGCCAGGTGCAGCCCCTCGTCGAGCTGCGCGTCCCCTTCAAGGTCACCCGGGACGCGGTGGACGACGTGGAGCGCGGCGCGCAGGACTCCGACTGGCAGCCGGTGAAGGACGCGGCGCGCGCCATGGCGTTCGCGGAGGACCGTGCCGTCTTCGAGGGGTACGCGGCGGCGGGCATCGACGGGCTGCGCAGGCGCACCTCCAATCCGGTGGTGAGCCTGCCGGCGGAGCCGCGCGACTACCCGGACGCGGTCAGCCACGCCCTGACGACGCTGCGGCTGGCCGGGGTCGCCGGTCCGTACGCGCTGGTGCTGGGCGCCGACCCGTACACGGCGGTGAACGAGACGTCCGACCACGGCTACCCGATCGCCGCGCATCTGAGCCGGCTCCTGGACGGGCCGCCCATCTGGGCGCCCGCCGTGGACGGCGCCTTCCTGGTGTCCACCCGGGGCGGTGACTTCGAGCTGCGGCTCGGCCAGGATCTCGCGATCGGCTACACCGCCCACGACGCGCAGGCGATCGAGCTGTACTTCCGGCAGACGCTGACGTTCCTCGTCTACACGGACGAGGCCGTGGTGGCGCTCACCTCCTGA